The Chelonia mydas isolate rCheMyd1 chromosome 3, rCheMyd1.pri.v2, whole genome shotgun sequence genome includes a region encoding these proteins:
- the LOC119565720 gene encoding cell wall adhesin EAP1-like, with translation MASNHRAALLYHRERAQSALPYPGPWRASTEWCLDTVESERRAPRQSQDMESERRAVPLYHRERAQSAAPEPGHGERVQSGASRASPGRPFRAGITKSEHRAAPVSIESECRACQQCLVRDQGPIVLGAAQTLDEDTGPVALGAAQTQGKDTGPIALGAAQTVDEDTGPIALGTAQTQGKDTSPIALGAAQTLDEDTGPIVLGAAQTQGKDTGPVALGAAQTQGKDTRPIALGAAQTQGKDTSPIALGTAQTQGKDTSPIALGAAQTQGKDTSPIALGTAQTQGKDTRPIALGAAQTQGKDTSPIALGAAQTQGKDTSPIALGAAQTQGKDTSPIALGTAQTQGKDTSPIALGAAQTLDEDTGPIALGVAQTQREDTGSVVLCVALTRQPD, from the exons ATGGCGAGCAATCACAGAGCGGCCCTTCTCTACCATAGAGAGCGAGCACAGAGCGCCCTACCATACCCAGGACCATGGAGAGCGAGCACAGAGTGGTGCCTTGACACTGTAGAGAGCGAGCGCAGAGCGCCGCGCCAGAGCCAGGACATGGAGAGCGAGCGCAGAGCGGTGCCCCTGTACCATAGAGAGCGAGCGCAGAGCGCCGCGCCAGAGCCAGGACATGGAGAGCGAGTGCAGAGCGGTGCCTCA AGAGCGAGCCCAGGGCGGCCTTTCAGAGCCGGGATCACGAAGAGCGAGCACAGAGCAGCGCCTGTCTCCATAGAGAGCGAGTGCAGagcatg tcagcAGTGTCTGGTCagggaccagggccccattgtgctaggcgctgcacagacactggACGAAGACACAGGTCCCGTTGCcctaggcgctgcacagacacagggcaAAGACACAGGTcccattgcgctaggcgctgcacagacagtGGACGAAGACACAGgtcccattgcgctaggcactgcacaaacacagggcAAAGACACgagccccattgcgctaggcgctgcacagacactggACGAAGACacaggtcccattgtgctaggcgctgcacagacacagggcaAAGACACAGGTCCCGttgcgctaggcgctgcacagacacagggcaAAGACACGCGCCCCATTGccctaggcgctgcacaaacacaggggAAAGACACgagccccattgcgctaggcactgcacagacacagggcAAAGACACGAGCCCCATTGccctaggcgctgcacaaacacagggcAAAGACACgagccccattgcgctaggcactgcacagacacagggcAAAGACACGCGCCCCATTGccctaggcgctgcacaaacacagggcAAAGACACgagccccattgcgctaggcgctgcacagacacagggcaAAGACACGAGCCCCATTGccctaggcgctgcacaaacacagggcAAAGACACgagccccattgcgctaggcactgcacagacacagggcAAAGACACGAGCCCCATTGCcctaggcgctgcacagacactggACGAAGACACAggtcccattgcgctaggtgttgcacagacacagagggaaGACACAGGTTCCGTTGTGCTGTGTGTGGCCCTAACACGGCAGCCAGACTAG